A single genomic interval of Lewinellaceae bacterium harbors:
- a CDS encoding sigma-70 family RNA polymerase sigma factor produces the protein MANSGKLSSEQLLLALQSGDTKVLESLYADYREGFFRWAGRRFQAPRQDFEDAWQEAVFSFYEQAASRKLTSLQYSARTWLFAVGYRRLLNYHRKTKRIFWKDEIDDALVKDPVFQAFPEEEPQAEERASLMAAMKEVSPQCGELLKQRFFLEKSIPEMQQALNYQSANALSVSLSRCLKRLKEIITDKQGLPVSE, from the coding sequence TTGGCAAATTCCGGAAAGCTCAGCTCCGAACAGCTCTTGTTGGCCCTGCAATCCGGGGATACAAAAGTGCTGGAAAGCCTGTACGCGGACTACAGGGAAGGCTTTTTCCGCTGGGCCGGCCGCCGCTTTCAGGCGCCCCGGCAGGATTTCGAGGACGCCTGGCAGGAGGCGGTTTTCTCTTTTTACGAACAGGCAGCGTCCCGCAAACTGACGTCCCTGCAGTACAGTGCCCGCACCTGGTTGTTCGCCGTGGGATACCGGCGGCTGCTGAACTACCACCGCAAAACCAAAAGGATTTTCTGGAAAGACGAAATTGACGATGCGCTGGTGAAAGACCCCGTCTTCCAGGCCTTTCCGGAAGAGGAGCCGCAGGCGGAAGAAAGGGCGAGCCTGATGGCCGCTATGAAGGAGGTGTCGCCACAATGCGGGGAATTGCTGAAACAGCGGTTTTTCCTCGAAAAGAGCATCCCTGAGATGCAACAAGCCCTCAACTATCAATCTGCCAACGCTCTGAGCGTCTCGCTGTCGAGGTGCCTGAAAAGATTGAAGGAGATCATAACGGACAAACAAGGACTGCCCGTAAGCGAATAA